The genomic window GACCAGCAACTGTAGGACATTTATCGTCTTTATCAGCGATTCCGTCACCGTCAGTATCAGGACAACCTTTTAAAGCAGCTAAACCAGCAACATCTGGACAAGCATCATCTTTATCAGCGATTCCGTCACCGTCAGTATCAGGACATCCGTTTAATGCAGCTAAACCAAATACATCTGGACAAGCGTCAGAAGCATCAACGATTCCGTCTCCGTCAGTATCAGGACATCCGTTGAATTGTTTTAAACCTGCAACATCTGGACAAGCATCGTCTTTGTCATAGATTCCGTCCCCGTCAGTATCTTTACCTCCGAATTTGAAAATCAAACCAGCAGTGTGTTGGAAATGAGATGGAGTATCAATTTCTCCATTACGATCATTTCTACCAGGATTATCTCCTGAACCTGCTGCAACAGCCCATTTATATCTTGTAGCAAGCTCAAGACCAATTGCATCTGTAAACCAGAAAGTAACTCCAGCACCTGGATTAACAGTTCCGAAACTATCATCTCCTAGGAAAGTATAACCTCCACCAACAGATAACGAAGGATCGATTACTTTAGATTTAATTAATTCTTGGAAGCTGTATTTGATAGTAGCATCAATTCCGTAGTACATTAAATCACCAGGATTAGTTACCACATTACCTCTTCCATCGTGCCCTGGAGCAGTTGGTCTAAAATAAACCGCTTTATCAATTTTGTTTACAGATCCTTGTAAACCAACTGAGAAACCATGCCCTACATATCTATTTACTCCAATGTAAGATAAAGATGGAAGAATATTCCAGTTGTCTTTTACAGCAAATGGCTGAGAAAAGTGTTGGTCAAAGAAACCATGACCAGCACCTGAACTTGTTCTAGTATCCACAGCATTAACCCCGAAAGAGATCGCCCATGGATTGTTACTGTCTTGCGCGTGAGAACTTAAACCCATCGCCATCAATACAGCAACTAAAAGTTTGTTAAGATGTTTCATACTTAATTTTTTTAATTACAATTTAGTTAATTACAAGCAAAAGTAACACCAAATTTTTTAAATACAAAATGAAATGTTAAAAAAAACCTACAAAAATTTAACCAAAGTGGTAATTATATAACTTTTAACATTTTACCTACAACTGTAAAGGCATTTATTGCTTTATCTAAGTGTTCTTTTTCATGTGCTGCAGATAGCTGTACACGTATTCTAGCCTTCTCTTTAGGAACTACCGGAAAGAAAAAACCAATAACATATATTCCTTGTTTCAAAAGTTCGTTTGCCATTGTCTGAGATAATTTTGCATCGTACAGCATAACTGGAACAATTGCAGAATCTCCGTCAATAATATCAAAACCTGCTTTTTTCATACCTTCTTTAAAATAGTTGGTATTCCATTCTAGCTTATCACGAAGCGTTGTATCTTTTTCTAACAATTCAAATACTTTTATCGAAGCCCCAACAATTGCAGGTGCCAATGAATTTGAAAACAAATATGGTCTAGATCTCTGACGAAGTAATTCTATAATTTCTTTTTTCGCAGTGGTGTATCCTCCCATAGCACCACCTAAAGCTTTACCAAGAGTTCCTGTAATGATATCTACTCTTCCCATTACTCCTTTTGCTTCAAGAGTTCCTTTTCCTGTCGCTCCAATAAAACCAGCAGCATGACATTCGTCCACCATTACCATTGCATCATATTTATCAGCTAAATCACAGATCTTATCCAATGGCGCCACTAAACCATCCATAGAGAAAACCCCGTCAGTTACAATTAATTTAAAACGAGCACCAGCTTCATTTGCTTTAATTAACTGCTGCTCTAAATCTTCCATATTGTTATTTTCATAACGATAACGAGCTGCTTTACACAAACGAACTCCATCAATAATAGAAGCATGATTTAAACTGTCTGAAATAATAGCATCGTCCTCTCCTAATAAAGGTTCAAAAACCCCACCGTTTGCATCAAAAGCAGCCGCATATAATATAGTGTCTTCTGTACCGTAAAAATCAGCAATCTTTTTCTCTAATGTTTTATGAATATCTTGTGTTCCACAAATGAAACGTACTGACGACATTCCAAAACCATGTGTATCCATCGCGTCTTTTGCCGCTTGCACCACTTCTGGATGCGAAGAAAGCCCTAGATAATTGTTAGCACAAAAGTTCAATACTGTTTCTCCTGTCGAAATTGTGATTTCAGCACCTTGTGGAGAAGTAATAATTCTCTCTTTTTTGAAAATTCCATTTTCTTCAATCGTCTGCAATTCTTTCTGCAGATGTTCTTTTATTTTACCGTACATTTTTTATTTATTTAAAACGTTAAAAATTAACAACTTAACCAAAATTAAGCTTCGTTTTTTCTTTAACATCTGATTAATTTTTTCACAAATTTACTACTTCAATTTCCTCTCCTATATATACAAGAGCTTTTTTTAACACTGTGTACCCTAAATCTTCAATTGCATCTTGATATTCCTGAATTTGCTGCAGATATTTAGCATTAGACACTCCAGTTTTATAATCCAACAAATAAGCCTCTTTGTTTTCCAGAAACACAATCCGATCTGGCTTTAAAATTCTTCCTTCTTTCTGAACGATCGTCTGCTCATTGAGAACCGTATGATTTCCATCAAAACACATATTGAGCTCTGGATGATTTACAATTTCTTTCAAAGTCTGCAGTACTTGATCCTTTTGATCATAAGTTATCAAACCATTTTCGAGCGATTTTGTAACAGCCAAATCAATATCTGACTTATCTTTAACAAAAGCCAAAATCTCATGAACAATGTTTCCATAGGAAATCGCTTCCTGCTGATGTGTTCCCCACATTAAAGCCTCGCGCTGAGCAATTTTAATATTTTTAGGATTTAAAACTTCTTTCACTATTGGAATAGATTTAACCATATCAATAATTTTTGACGCTTTTGACAATCTAGCCTTATTTCCAAATTCGTAATTCAATTTTTCTTCATCATAAACTCCTTCATGAATCAAAAATTTAATAAAAAAGGAAGCCATATTGTTCGGATATTCACCATCACTTTTAGCTTTTAGCGATTGAGAAATAACATACAATTGTTCTTCAGCGCGAGTAAGAGCAACATAAAGCACATTTATATTATCTAAAAGCTCTTCTTGTTTTTTTAAATTAAAAACTGCCGATGCGTTTTCTCCAAAACTTTCAACCGCACTACTATTATCAACTAAAGCTTTTGGAACTCCCAAATCTATTTCTTCTGTGTCTAGCCACAACTTATCTTTTGGTTTTCGATTATAATCTTCATCTGCAAAAGGCATAATTACGACTGGAAATTCCAAACCTTTAGACTTATGAATAGTCATGATTCGAACAGCGTTATTTCCTTCAGGAGATGGAATGCTAAATTTTTCCGCATTTTTATCCCAAAAAACTAAAAAATCTGAAACTCCTGCCTGATTTCTAATATCCCTTTCCAAAACAATATCCAAGAAAAACTGCACATAAGCATTCCCTTCTGATGGAAGAATGAATTTAGAAATGATAATTTCAACCGCTTCATACAGAGATTTCTTTCTAACATCTTCAAAAGAAAAAGAAACATCAAAAGTTAAAAGCCATTCTTCAAATTCTTTTTCAAATCGATGATTCATTCCCATCGCAATAAAATCATGAACTGGCATTGACAAATCTTTCGTTGAAGCCAAGAAATGCAAAAAGTTAGCTTTTGATTCTAGATCTGAGCTATTATTTAAATATCTAAGAAGATGAATGATCAGACGAACTTCTGACGCATTCTGAATCATTAATGTTTCCGAAGACAGCAACGGAATTCCCTGTTCCGTCAAATAGTTAGCAATTGCAATTCCTTGATCTCTTTTTCTAGTCAG from Flavobacterium sp. KACC 22763 includes these protein-coding regions:
- a CDS encoding OmpA family protein — its product is MKHLNKLLVAVLMAMGLSSHAQDSNNPWAISFGVNAVDTRTSSGAGHGFFDQHFSQPFAVKDNWNILPSLSYIGVNRYVGHGFSVGLQGSVNKIDKAVYFRPTAPGHDGRGNVVTNPGDLMYYGIDATIKYSFQELIKSKVIDPSLSVGGGYTFLGDDSFGTVNPGAGVTFWFTDAIGLELATRYKWAVAAGSGDNPGRNDRNGEIDTPSHFQHTAGLIFKFGGKDTDGDGIYDKDDACPDVAGLKQFNGCPDTDGDGIVDASDACPDVFGLAALNGCPDTDGDGIADKDDACPDVAGLAALKGCPDTDGDGIADKDDKCPTVAGPKENGGCPFLDADKDGVADKDDDCPTVAGPASNRGCPEVTSEALEDLKVQARAIYFNSGKATFKTGDKETPARLDAIKEILKNYPNAKFSIEGHTDSTGSAKINQKLSEERAKAVLDALVQRGVNPENLEAKGFGSSQPVASNKTAAGKAQNRRTEIRHIGSKYQGKL
- the kbl gene encoding glycine C-acetyltransferase, whose translation is MYGKIKEHLQKELQTIEENGIFKKERIITSPQGAEITISTGETVLNFCANNYLGLSSHPEVVQAAKDAMDTHGFGMSSVRFICGTQDIHKTLEKKIADFYGTEDTILYAAAFDANGGVFEPLLGEDDAIISDSLNHASIIDGVRLCKAARYRYENNNMEDLEQQLIKANEAGARFKLIVTDGVFSMDGLVAPLDKICDLADKYDAMVMVDECHAAGFIGATGKGTLEAKGVMGRVDIITGTLGKALGGAMGGYTTAKKEIIELLRQRSRPYLFSNSLAPAIVGASIKVFELLEKDTTLRDKLEWNTNYFKEGMKKAGFDIIDGDSAIVPVMLYDAKLSQTMANELLKQGIYVIGFFFPVVPKEKARIRVQLSAAHEKEHLDKAINAFTVVGKMLKVI